One part of the Atribacterota bacterium genome encodes these proteins:
- the plsY gene encoding glycerol-3-phosphate 1-O-acyltransferase PlsY translates to MEIIMVIKIIIILVFSYTFGSIPFGYLIGKYLKNIDIRKYGSGNIGVANTFRVLGVRYAILALIGDCLKGFLSVYLARLIITENIGILLLTGLFAIFGHNWSIFLKLNGGKGIATTYGVILALFPNIALISALIWGVLVVTLKFAVVGSIISVFSMFILSFVFRTPFEFKYFLIIINLLALLRHRANIIRLIQHKENKIIPEKTDKRI, encoded by the coding sequence ATGGAAATAATTATGGTAATAAAAATTATTATAATCTTAGTTTTCAGTTATACTTTTGGTTCTATTCCTTTTGGTTACTTAATAGGTAAATACTTAAAAAATATTGACATCAGAAAATATGGTAGTGGTAATATTGGTGTAGCAAATACTTTTCGTGTTTTAGGTGTTAGATATGCCATATTAGCCTTGATTGGGGATTGTTTAAAGGGATTTTTATCGGTATATCTTGCTAGATTAATAATAACAGAAAACATTGGTATTTTGTTGTTAACAGGACTTTTTGCTATTTTTGGTCATAATTGGTCTATTTTTCTGAAATTAAATGGCGGCAAAGGCATAGCTACTACCTATGGGGTGATCCTTGCTCTTTTCCCTAATATCGCACTTATCTCTGCATTAATATGGGGAGTATTGGTAGTAACACTAAAATTTGCAGTGGTTGGCTCGATCATTTCAGTATTTAGCATGTTTATTCTATCGTTTGTCTTCAGAACACCTTTTGAATTTAAGTATTTTTTAATAATCATAAATCTATTGGCATTATTACGTCATCGTGCTAATATTATTCGATTGATACAACACAAAGAGAACAAAATAATCCCTGAAAAAACTGATAAAAGAATATAA